One genomic window of Corvus moneduloides isolate bCorMon1 chromosome 14, bCorMon1.pri, whole genome shotgun sequence includes the following:
- the LOC116450885 gene encoding protein Shroom4-like isoform X2: MERAEGRPGAPQYVHVQLQGGAPWGFTLRGGLEHGEPLIVSKVEDGGKAALSRRLQPGDELVNISGTPLYGSRQEALILIKGSYRTLKMIVRRKERQGWASQSSHPPTPPTASIPICILTDSSSSSTQGQGRRKGTAQGAGVPRDCAGAQHHPWRSVPVLRPHSWHVAKLAESRPDIPTMHCPADAFSLSWPSGCDVSTDRSSSIGSMESLDHPGQAYYEGDPSPVDQGMYHSKRDSAYSSFSASSIASDCALSLRPEEAVSIDSSLQGPCKASDGRYLTTGAEPSVSRHPEAWRAPVPPQPPVRRDSLRPAPAGRGERRQASVSADMLHAKGRWISDTFLCQRDGEVEVVGRRTLASYPTKDCLSADQYYMLSSHPDRCPAEPLLGESMESDNQPYLDDSMHRVPDAMTAGDNPLLSPLKGHMSHRHSAPEQLLASQLRSLQLGTGSGRASPAPSGQRWTLSPLHPEGSGGGTTGAAQDPPHCPEPCCRAPPCRCCPELQQACGQDGQGASPALSAEGPGEEESRGGARRAGGPPHRSAQMRRRSDRFATSLRNEIQRRKAQLQKSRGPGAPPPGEEPVEETEEPPEGSVLAERPPALPECLSPAPSEDSRNAGRSGDRGISTLDPVPAPKGPPSLERVVPTARGRWRWSPEHKLQPQHSPSPSELEGYSQAPAARSSPPQGSDEAVLLPFADRRRFFEESSRPAPPRHSKPPAGNPGAFQPHGPEHRDVRRLSVDQPYSPASPSRPGSAGPYAECCREQPHCYKPLGRPGEPDYLRGFSYPCGVPLCPEPCRYCGGDLCPPPLPRGHTCRCHPVPWVRCPDCCCPAPHPGREESDAWPPQRAFVPEFPQDEWEPPAITRKVSQSIRLGPFHTCLESTEPEWPPCYRATSTHDLLWDSDRLAHTTESPLDPLHRPLRGRAFSESHLNLEPASPWGRDRKDHFRAKLDPPSISKKKGPPPPRPPPPNWEKYRQRRASQHPPDGAGHGSAFSAAPMPIRSIAEAVRERSQSLTGEREGQSWGHTARPPAPPGAWPRPEPPRSLRRTPGPDATNAEIFRLSGAGEKRTKMKQSREMEEQPQRLIQSQEQGCASPRGVGECSLSLHCGPGPALPEALKPSSGAVEGVSCQGSRPHTRCMDSEELLWDVAVRDHSLANVLAPLAPPGTATEVMGELLMAGERQAWRKCLQQDWHVEAVAQDRQGFEPISPPPRSAASSSSFPVHYGVAVGKAEPPNKVKVLPEVVEGSLEDEEEVDHELVEKKLQLIESLSRKLVVLQEAQRGLQEDISANGALGEDVAARLQALCTPGEFDKYRLFVGDLDKVINLLLSLSGRLARVETALGSLGPHAPAEDKLALREKQRLLVAQLEDAKELKEHVGRREEAVGAMVARYLPAEQLQDYQHFVKMKSALIAEQRELEEKIKLGQEQLRCLRESLGQASKGC; the protein is encoded by the exons GTGGAGGATGGGGGCAAGGCTGCACTGTCCCGCCGGCTGCAGCCGGGTGATGAGCTGGTAAACATCAGTGGGACACCGCTGTACGGATCCCGCCAGGAGGCCCTGATCCTCATCAAGGGCTCCTACCGCACTCTGAAGATGATCGTTCGCAG gaaggagaggcagggctgggcctcGCAGTCCTCCCACCCCCCAACCCCTCCAACTGCATCCATTCCTATCTGCATCCTGACtgactccagctccagcagcactcagGGGCAGGGACGGCGCAAGGGCACTGCCCAAGGGGCAGGGGTCCCGCGGGACTGTGCTGGGGCTCAGCATCATCCATG GAGGAGCGTGCCCGTCCTCCGGCCCCATTCCTGGCATGTGGCCAAACTTGCTGAAAGTCGCCCTGACATCCCCACCATGCACTGCCCGGCTGATGccttcagcctctcctggccCTCGGGGTGTGATGTCAG cactgaCCGGAGCAGCTCCATCGGGAGCATGGAGAGCCTGGACCATCCCGGCCAGGCCTACTATGAAGGAGACCCCTCACCCGTTGACCAGGGCATGTACCACAGCAAGCGGGACTCGGCCTACAGCTCCTTCTCTGCCAGCTCCATCGCCTCTGACTGCGCCCTCTCTCTCCGTCCTGAAGAGGCCGTGTCCATCGACTCCAGCCTCCAAGGCCCCTGCAAAGCCTCTGACGGGCGCTACCTGACCACAGGGGCTGAGCCATCTGTCAGCCGGCACCCTGAAGCCTGGCGGGCAcctgtgcccccccagccccctgtcAGGAGGGACAGCCTGCGGCCAGCcccagctggcagaggggagAGGCGCCAGGCCTCAGTGTCAGCGGACATGCTGCATGCCAAGGGCCGGTGGATCTCTGACACCTTCCTCTGCCAGCGGGATGGGGAAGTGGAAGTGGTGGGCAGGAGGACACTGGCGTCATACCCCACGAAGGACTGTCTCTCTGCTGACCAGTATTACATGCTGAGCTCCCACCCGGACCGATGCCCGGCTGAGCCACTCCTGGGGGAGAGCATGGAGTCTGATAATCAGCCATACCTGGATGACAGCATGCACCGAGTGCCCGATGCCATGACAGCAGGTGACAACCCTTTGCTGTCCCCTCTCAAGGGCCACATGTCACACCGGCACAGTGCTCCCGAGCAACTGCTGGCCTCCCAGCTCCGCTCCCTccagctgggcactggcagCGGGCGAGCCTCGCCAGCCCCCAGTGGGCAACGCTGGACCTTGTCCCCGCTGCATCCTGAGGGCAGTGGGGGGGGAACCACAGGGGCTGCCCAGGACCCCCCACACTGCCCAGAGCCTTGCTGCCGCGCGCCGCCCTGCCGTTGctgccctgagctgcagcaagCCTGTGGGCAGGATGGCCAGGGGGCCAGCCCAGCACTCAGCGCTGAGGggccaggggaggaggagagccgGGGAGGAGCCCGGCGGGCTGGGGGTCCACCCCACCGCTCTGCTCAGATGCGCCGCCGCAGCGACCGCTTCGCCACCAGCCTGCGCAACGAGATCCAGCGGCGCAAGGCCCAGCTGCAGAAGAGCCGGGGTCCTGGTGCACCTCCACCTGGTGAGGAGCCAgtggaggagactgaggagcCTCCTGAGGGCAGTGTACTGGCAGAGCgaccccctgccctgcctgagTGTCTCAGCCCTGCACCGAGTGAGGACAGCAGGAACGCTGGCCGCTCTGGGGACCGGGGTATCTCCACCCTTgacccagtgccagcccctaAAGGGCCCCCGTCCCTTGAGCGGGTGGTGCCAACAGCCAGGGGCCGCTGGCGCTGGTCCCCAGAGCACAAGCTGCAGCCGCAGCACTCGCCCAGCCCCAGTGAACTGGAGGGATACAGCCAGGCCCCGGCGGCGCGCAGCTCCCCACCACAGGGCAGCGACGAGGCGGTCCTGCTGCCTTTCGCCGACCGCCGCCGGTTCTTTGAGGAGAGCAGCCGACCGGCACCACCCCGGCACAGCAAGCCGCCAGCAGGGAATCCTGGCGCCTTCCAGCCCCATGGCCCTGAGCACCGGGATGTCCGCCGCCTCTCCGTGGACCAGCCCTACAGCCCCGCCTCACCCAGCcgccctggctctgctggccccTATGCTGAGTGCTGCCGGGAGCAGCCCCACTGTTACAAGCCACTGGGGAGGCCGGGGGAGCCAGATTACCTGCGGGGCTTCTCCTACCCCTGTGGGGTTCCCCTGTGCCCTGAGCCCTGCCGCTACTGTGGAGGGGACCTGTGCCCACCACCACTGCCCCGTGGCCACACCTGCCGCTGTCACCCTGTGCCCTGGGTGCGCTGCCCTGACTGCTGCTGCCCGGCCCCCCATCCCGGGCGAGAGGAGAGCGATGCCTGGCCCCCCCAGAGAGCTTTTGTCCCG GAATTTCCTCAGGATGAGTGGGAACCACCTGCAATAACCAGGAAAGTCAGCCAGTCCATCAG GCTTGGCCCATTCCACACCTGCCTTGAGAGCACTGAGCCAGAGTGGCCACCCTGCTACCGGGCCACATCCACACACGACCTCTTGTGGGATAGTGACCGCCTGGCCCACACCACTGAGAGCCCCCTGGATCCGCTGCACCGCCCACTACGGGGCAGAGCCTTCTCTGAGAGCCACCTCAACCTGGAACCTGCCAGCCCCTGGGGCCGTGACCGGAAGGACCATTTCCGTGCCAAGCTGGACCCTCCCAGCATCTCCAAAAAGAAGGGCCCCCCACCTCCCCGCCCACCTCCCCCCAACTGGGAGAAGTACAGGCAACGCCGGGCATCCCAGCACCCACCAGATGGTGCTGGGCATggctctgccttctctgctgCCCCAATGCCAATCCGCAGCATTGCTGAGGCAGTGAGGGAGCGGTCACAGAGCCTCACCGGGGAGCGGGAGGGCCAGTCCTGGGGGCACACTGCTCGCCCTCCCGCTCCACCAGGTGCGTGGCCCCGACCTGAGCCCCCCAGATCACTCCGCAGGACTCCTGGGCCTGATGCTACCAACGCTGAGATTTTCAG GTTGTCAGGAGCTGGGGAGAAGCGGACAAAGATGAAGCAGTCCCGGGAGATGGAGGAGCAGCCCCAAAGGCTCAtccagagccaggagcagggctgtgccagtcCCCGTGGGGTGGGTGAGTGCTCACTGTCCCTGCATTgtggccctggccctgctctgccGGAGGCACTCAAGCCCAGTTCTGGGGCAGTGGAGGGAGtgagctgccagggcagccGGCCCCACACCCGCTGTATGGACTCCGAGGAACTGCTGTGGGACGTGGCTGTCAGGGACCATTCCCTGGCCAATGTCCTGGCCCCCTTGGCTCCCCCTGGCACCGCCACTGAGGTGATGGGTGAGCTGCTGATGGCAGGGGAGCGACAGGCCTGGCGGAAGTGTCTCCAGCAGGACTGGCATGTGGAGGCTGTGGCACAGGACAG GCAAGGTTTTGAGCCCATCTCGCCGCCTCCCAGgagtgctgccagctccagtTCCTTCCCAGTGCACTACGGTGTTGCAGTGGGCAAAGCTGAGCCACCCAACAAGGTGAAGGTGCTGCCGGAGGTAGTGGAGGGGAGCttggaggatgaggaggaggtgGACCACGAGCTGGTGGAAAAGAAG ctgcagctgatcGAGAGCCTGAGCCGCAAGCtggtggtgctgcaggaggcacaacgggggctgcaggaggacatTAGTGCCAATGGGGCACTGGGTGAGGATGTGGCTGCCCGCCTGCAAGCCCTCTGCACCCCAGGGGAGTTCGACAAGTACCGCCTCTTTGTGGGCGACCTGGACAAGGTGATCaacctcctgctctccctctcgGGGCGCCTGGCCCGGGTGGaaactgccctgggcagcctggggcCGCACGCCCCTGCTGAGGACAAG CTGGCCCTGCGGGAGAAGCAGCggctgctggtggcacagctggaggatGCCAAAGAGCTGAAGGAGCACGTggggcggcgggaggaggcAGTGGGTGCCATGGTGGCACGGTACCTgcctgctgagcagctccaggactACCAGCACTTCGTCAAGATGAAGTCAGCCCTCATTGCTGAGCAgcgggagctggaggagaagatCAAGctgggccaggagcagctcaggtgcCTGCGTGAGAGCCTTGGCCAGGCCTCCAAGGGCTGCTAG